The Flavobacteriales bacterium genome segment TTTGACTTAACTAAATAATAAACCAACATTGATATTGCGGTAATGATCATCAAACTCAATCGGATATGCGAAATGAACAACGATATCTTACGTGCCCCCACAGCCTGATCAAATAATATTCCCAAGTAAGAAAACATTCCAAGCATGGTAACAAAAACAACAGTTGCAATAGATATACCTGACAAAAAGTTGAACTCCTTTTTATCCAAAGGGATTGAAGAACCTATAATTATTGACATCAGAAAAACCGGTAACATTGTCCGCATGATGTTTACTCCCCTACCTATATCTTCGGTGTGAAGAAAACCGAGAAAACAAATACAGAAAATAGCTGCCAGGTATTTAGCTCCCTGTCTATTCCAGAACTTTGATAATCTTTCTAGATAATTAAATTCCAGAATCCAATTAGCCAACAGTAATATCTGGCCTACACTCATTAAAAATTTAGAGGAAGGCAGGCCTATTATTACTATAAATAGGCCTAGTAAGTATGTCTTTCGATGGATGTTTTGCTTACTTAACAATTGGTACACGAATTTATCGTCTCTTTAAAACGATTTTATAGAAGGGATATTACTTCTTCTCTTCTGTGTTTGAAACTGTAAGAATATCAGAGTACTTCTTTTTATTCTTTAATGTAGCAATCGCTACTTCAATCTCATTATCTACTAACAAGGTAGATTGAATCCTACCCTTTTGATACAAGTACCTCGAAACAATTTCTTGATTTATAAACTCAGAAATTTCTTCCTTATGTATTAGTAAATCTTGAGACTTATCTCTGATCAAAATTTTTCGAAGACCTTCAAATTCTGTTTTAACAGCTTCATAAGCTTCTTCCTTTTTCGCTAATTCCTCCAATTCTTCAATCAAATCAGCGCTCTCCGAATCATAATCATACTCTTTATCCTCAAGAAATTTTTCGAACGCCTTGTAATCTTCATCCGATATAGTAAAATTACTTTTCATATTATCATTCTGATGTCCGTAATAATACTCTGTTGCAAAATCAAAGATTAATTGATTACCAACTATACTCTTTATAACATTGCTATACTTCGGGACCACAATATTAATATCTGGTTCTATTCCTCCTCCATCAAAAACAGATCTACCTCCAACGGTTTTAAATTCTGTCATCAAAGAATCTGCAATACGCCCAGCACTTCCATCGTCATTTCTATTTGAGTAATCTAGAGCCTGTATACATCTTCCACTTGGGGTATAATATTTGGCAGTAGTTACTTTAAGTTGGCTATTATAACTAAGAGGTCTTGTTGTTTGAACTAGTCCTTTTCCAAAACTTCTTTGTCCAATTACTATTCCTCTATCTAAATCCTGAACAGTTCCAGCAACAATTTCAGATGCTGAAGCAGAACCTCTACTTATTAGTACTACCAATGGGATTTCAACGTCCATTGCCATATTTAACGCACGATATGACTTATCCCATTCTTTAACTTTACTTCTAGTATTGAGAATTTCTTCTCCCTTCTCAATGAAAATATTGCATACATCGATGGCCTCTCTTAACAAGCCACCTGGATTATCTCTTAAATCAAGAATCATGTACTTAATATCTTGCTCTTGTAACTTAGTGAACGCGGCAACAATATCATCCGACGCTTCGGGTGTGAAACTGTTCAATTTAATATAACCTACATCCCCATCCATAACACCAGAATGCGGTACCGATCCTATTTTAATTTCTTCTCGAGTAATCTTAAGCTCTAGCAACTCTTTCTGACCAAATCTCTCAACCCTAACTTTAACATCCGTGCCCGGTTGTCCTTTTAACATTGAACTAACAATAGTGCTATTCTTAGATTTTATCGATTCTCCATCTACCTCCACTATAACATCACCTGCTTTTAAACCTGCTTTATCTGCAGCAAACCCTTCATAAGGATCAGCAATCATAATGTATTCATCTTTCTTCCGAATTAGTGCCCCAATCCCTCCATACTGTCCAGTGGTAGCAATCTTATAATCTTCAATATCTGATTCGGGTATATAACTTGTATAGGGATCCAAAGACTTCAGCATTGCGTCGATTCCCTTCTTCATTAAGTCTCCAGGATTGGTCTCGTCGACGTAATAAATATTGAGTTCTCTAAAAAGGGTGGCGAATATATCTAAGTTCTTAGAGGCTTCGAAATACACATCTACAAACGAATATGAAAAAACCGATGCGCAAAAGATAAAAAGTACTACTAGCTTGTTTTTAATGTTCTTCATTTTAAAATTTTATATCCTGATTGCAATTTTTATTCCTAAATCTTACTTAACCGGATCGTAACCACTGCCTCCCCATGGATGACAAGAACTGAATCTTTTTATTGTTAATCCTAAACCTTTAATCGGACCATGTTTATTAATGGCATCAATGCTATATACCGAACATGTAGGACTAAATCTACAAGAGGGAGCAAAAAAAGGAGATATTAAAAACTGATAAGCCCTCACGATTAAGATTAAAAGAATACTAAGTATTTTTCTCATGCTCCACCACTAAACGTTCTAAAGTTAAAACTATTTTACGTTCAACGTGCTCGTAAGTTGGGACATTATTATCTAAATAAATCAACATTAAGGCACACTTGACACCCTTTGGTTCAAGATAATCATATAGAATCGATTTATTCTTTCTATATGCCTCTTTAATTTTTCTTTTGATTGTGTTTCTATGAACAGCCTTCTTTACATTCCTTTTCGGAATGCTGATGCATATTTGCACAGGATAATCCGAATCGATCTCCGCATTCATCCAAAATAACCGAACTGAGTCTTGTCTAAAAGTCTGGTTTTTTTTAAAAACTTCGGATATAAGCTTCTTGCTTTTAAGCCTTTCTGATTTTTTAAAGGTTGCCCTTTTTCGTTTATCTAACATAGCTGCCAGATTTGTACTAATTAAGAAGTCTAATTACTTCTTATTAGAAGCGACTACAAATTTATCTATCGCCATAGTCATTGAAGGAGCATTTGGCATAGGTGCCTCAACATTTAGAGTAAGACCTGCATCCTTAGCCGCTTTTGCAGTTGTTGCTCCAAAGGTTGCAATACACGTTTTCTTCTGTTCGAACTCTGGAAAATTCTTAAACAACGATTTCACTCCAGATGGACTAAAGAAAACAAGCATATCATACTTAAGATCTGCCAAGTCTGATAAATCACTCGCTACAGTTCTATAAAGAATAGTATTGCTGTAATCTATTTCATTCGCTTTTAATATGTCTTGATACTCTTGCTTATGAATGTCCGAACAAGGCATAAGGAACTTATTATCCTTGTGCTTTTTAATTATGTCTATCAAATCATTGAAAGATGATTTGCCATAAAATATTTTTCTCTTTCTATATACAACGTACTTCTGCAAGTAGAATGCGGTAGATTCAGATATACAAAAGTATTTGAGCGTACTCGGAATAGGAATTCTCATCTCCTCAGATACTCTAAAGAAATGATCAACAGCGTTACGGCTTGTAAATATAATTGCGGTGTAATCCGAAATATTCAGCTTTGTTTGTCTAAACTCTTTGATTGAAACACCTTCAATGTGAATAAAAGGTCTGAAATCGATTTTCAGCTTGTGCTTATCGCCTAAATCAAAATAAGGTGATTTGTCTCCTTCGGGCTTTGGTTGCGATACCAGTATAGTTTTTACTTTCAAAATGCAGATATACTTTGTTGGTTTCTCTTTTTCTACTAATTCTCGAATTTGTTACTTTCTCCTTATCCCTTTCTAAACGCTGTCCTTAATCACTTTAGAAAGAACCACTAAGGGTAAAATTTCGAGGGTGCAAATATACAAAATAATATATAATAGAGACACACGATGGTCTACTCTACTTATACTATATCCCCGAAAAAGAAGGTAAAAGTAAAAGAAGACTATAATTCCTATTCCGAGGTAAATGAAAAGAACTGGATTGAAAAGATTAAAGAATGATATACCCACCAATACAGGTAACATCGCCAATCCTAAAACATTGTTTAATAAAAACAGGTTGAAGTTGCACTTTTCGAAAAGCTCTTCCGACTTAAATATTATACCTGTGACTCTTAATGTTAACGTTTTGACACTAAAAACTAGCGTTACAATTACCAGTATTTCTATATAGGATAATAAATTATCGTGTACAAAATGCATTTCGAAATGAAGTGCCGACTTAAAAAGAAAGAAAGAAATACAGAAAAGAAAAAGAATGTTAATGATAATAATCCCCGATCGATACAAGATATTCTCTTCCTTCATAAGAAGATTAGTTTGGGTAATACTTGCAAAAGCTCTTATAATCTGAGACACTTTTTTATTCCAAAAGATATTGATGACCGCTAAAGCAAACATCAGAACAACGACTAGAACTATTTCCCAAGTATGATTTCTTTCTAATCGCTCTATAGGAATAATATTAAGTAGAAGAACTAAATGGGAAATTGATTTTACTAGAAGTATACTCATACTAAAAATTACAAATCAAATACTCTAGAAATATTGAATCCCAATTTATACCCTCCATCTAGCCAACTATCAGAGGTATTAGGAATAAAGTCATTTTCAATAATACTATTTGAGTTTGTTAAGTTTATATGGAATACATGACCACCCGTTTCCAGCTCAACACCTATAGCTAGCGGGTTTGCAAAAGAAGGGTTGTCATTTCTATAATCAGACATCACCAAAAAATAGTCGGCCACAATTGCCGTTCTACTCGTTATCTTAACCCTAGCAGCAAAGCCTAATGCAAATATGCCGTGCACATCCGATGCATTTGTTTTTTCATTTGTTGCCTCAATAATTCTATTTCGATGTACCCAGGTTGGGAGTAATTCGAACGAGAAACTTTTAGAAAATTTTCGGGCAAGTAGAATCTGAGTAGTGTATGTTAAGCGATGAACAAATTCGGGATAATAATTATTCAAGTTATTTGTATCTGATTTAACAGCCGATAAAGCAGCATCAGTATATAATACTGCGGTAAATGGAATTTTATCTTTTGACTGCTTTAAAAAAGCATATTTGAAAGAACCATCTATGTGCTCTTTAATCTTACTCCTTCCAATGCCAATGGCAATTCTATCCGACAATCCATAATCAAAAGAAAATCGAATATCTCGTGCCTCATCCAAGCCATACAAAGTATGCCCACCAACACCCATACTTCCAAATCGATGAGTAATTCGAAAATCTAGATTATTCTTTTTTGTAGTCTCGATAGACTGGGCATTAATAATTTTAATTGCTTTGAAGGTAGCTGTTACCTCGCTATCCTCTTCCGGATTCACCTCATTTAGGAGGTCCATTAAATCATCTTGTGAATAGGCTTGAGAACAAAATATCGTGATTGTCGCTAAAGCGATAATAAACTTACTTCTCATTTCTTAATGTAAGGGAGATATACTATTTCTAAGGTTATTTCTATTTTCTCAGCAATTTTTTGAAATACAACTTTAGGGACTTCAATATCATGGTCTTCCAACAAAACATCAAATTTACTATTCAATATTAAATCAGATCCTTTTACGGTAAAGGTCCCTTCAAATTCTCGCTCTACTTTCACTCCATGTAAAGTAAACTCACCTTTTGCCTTAATTGGGTACACACCATCTTTGGATGGATTGTACTCTCCAACAATAACACCAGAAAAACTAGCATTTGGGAACTCGTCACTTTCCATGTAGTTCTCATTAAAATGCTCTTGCATCAACGCTTTATGGAAAACGAAATCTTTAATCGGAACTCTTACTACTATCGAATTATCTTCTCTTTTAAGGAAAGATTTAGACTCAGTATTTACCGCTTCAATGTCTTCCATAGGAGCCCAAGAAAAGAACTTCACTTCGGAGGTATTAGAGGAAAAATATTCTTCGCAATACGACGAAGATGTTAAGCCTAAGCTTAATAATAGAAGAAATAAATATTTCATATGCCTGTTTTCCACTAATCGTCCAAAATCATTCCAGAAGATACACAAAAATATGAAAGTTAACTGGTGATTCTATTTTACCAGATAATTCGATGCTTAAAATACTATTCTCAACTATTTTAGTATGTGACTTATACAGCTATTTAAAATCCTATTTTATCCAATTGTTCTTTAGAATGTCTTTTGTATGATAGCTAATAATAATATCGGCCCCAGCTCTTGCAAAAGCATACATGTTTTCCATCACCATTTGTTCTTCATCCACTAATCCGTTTATTGCGGCATTCTTTAGCATACTATATTCTCCCGAAACATTATAGCATGCTACGGGCAGGTTGGTATTTTCTTTAACCGACTTTATTATATCTAAATAAGCTAATGCCGGTTTTACCATAAGTATATCTGCGCCTTCGAGCTCATCTAAATCGGCTTCTTTTAATCCCTCGTTTTTATTTCTAACATCCATCTGATAGGATTTCCGATCTCCTCCTTGCGGTGTACAATCTGCGGCATCTCTAAATGGTCCATAATAAGAGGATGCGTACTTAACTGCATAAGACATTATAGCAACGTCGCTATACTTATTTTCATCTAGCACCTCTCTAATCGCCTCTACCCTTCCATCCATCATATCTGAAGGCGATACCATATCTGCACCTGCTTCCGCATGCATCAACGCCATAGCAGTCAATGCATTTAAAGAACTATCGTTATCCACATATCCATCATTTAGCAAACCACAATGACCATGTGATGTATAGCCACAAAGGCACACGTCTGTTACTATATAGATATCATCTCCAAACCGCTTTTTTAATTCTCGAATAGACTGACCTATTACATTATTCTTGTCGTATGACGAGGAGCCATTATCCGTTTTCATTTCGTTGGCGCCAAAAAGAAGAATTTTGTTAATCCCGATTTTCAAACCCTCTGCTACATCTTCAATCAAGGTATCTACCGAGTAATGATTTATACCTGGCATCGACTTAATTTCACTAACTACTTTGGTTCCTTTACAAACGAAATAAGGATAGATAAACATATCTCTAGATAATCTAGTCTCCGCAACTAAATCTCTAATGATGCTATTCTTTCGTAATCTTCTTGGTCTAATTTCCATACTAATTAAGGCTAAAAATGGTATCAACAATCGCAAGTTCGGAAGGAACATACGGGAGATATAATGAATCGGTTGTGTAGTTCTCCAATCTTTTCTTTGTGCTTGGTCCTATAGCAATTACTCTCTTATCTAAGGGGATTCTATTTGTACTAAAGAATGCTTCTACATTAGATGGACTTGTAAATATATACACATCCGCATCTGGAGCCTCCTCCTTTTTAAGCATTGTTTCATAAACAGACAGATCCAATATCTCACTCGATCCTTTAAGTTGCTTCTGAACTGTTCTCAAAGATTGTACTGCTCCAGGAAAAAGTATAGACTGCCCTTCAACAATGTTAGAAAATTGATCTCCAACCAATTCAGTATTTGGTGAGTCACCAATAAAATCTACCCGAAAACCTTTCTCATTTAAGGTCTTTGCAGTGGCAGAACCTATTGCTCCAAATTTCATATTGTCCTTCATTTTTGGATCT includes the following:
- the rnpA gene encoding ribonuclease P protein component produces the protein MLDKRKRATFKKSERLKSKKLISEVFKKNQTFRQDSVRLFWMNAEIDSDYPVQICISIPKRNVKKAVHRNTIKRKIKEAYRKNKSILYDYLEPKGVKCALMLIYLDNNVPTYEHVERKIVLTLERLVVEHEKNT
- a CDS encoding uroporphyrinogen-III synthase, translated to MKVKTILVSQPKPEGDKSPYFDLGDKHKLKIDFRPFIHIEGVSIKEFRQTKLNISDYTAIIFTSRNAVDHFFRVSEEMRIPIPSTLKYFCISESTAFYLQKYVVYRKRKIFYGKSSFNDLIDIIKKHKDNKFLMPCSDIHKQEYQDILKANEIDYSNTILYRTVASDLSDLADLKYDMLVFFSPSGVKSLFKNFPEFEQKKTCIATFGATTAKAAKDAGLTLNVEAPMPNAPSMTMAIDKFVVASNKK
- the hemB gene encoding porphobilinogen synthase; translation: MEIRPRRLRKNSIIRDLVAETRLSRDMFIYPYFVCKGTKVVSEIKSMPGINHYSVDTLIEDVAEGLKIGINKILLFGANEMKTDNGSSSYDKNNVIGQSIRELKKRFGDDIYIVTDVCLCGYTSHGHCGLLNDGYVDNDSSLNALTAMALMHAEAGADMVSPSDMMDGRVEAIREVLDENKYSDVAIMSYAVKYASSYYGPFRDAADCTPQGGDRKSYQMDVRNKNEGLKEADLDELEGADILMVKPALAYLDIIKSVKENTNLPVACYNVSGEYSMLKNAAINGLVDEEQMVMENMYAFARAGADIIISYHTKDILKNNWIK
- a CDS encoding DUF4271 domain-containing protein; translation: MSILLVKSISHLVLLLNIIPIERLERNHTWEIVLVVVLMFALAVINIFWNKKVSQIIRAFASITQTNLLMKEENILYRSGIIIINILFLFCISFFLFKSALHFEMHFVHDNLLSYIEILVIVTLVFSVKTLTLRVTGIIFKSEELFEKCNFNLFLLNNVLGLAMLPVLVGISFFNLFNPVLFIYLGIGIIVFFYFYLLFRGYSISRVDHRVSLLYIILYICTLEILPLVVLSKVIKDSV
- the yidD gene encoding membrane protein insertion efficiency factor YidD, with protein sequence MRKILSILLILIVRAYQFLISPFFAPSCRFSPTCSVYSIDAINKHGPIKGLGLTIKRFSSCHPWGGSGYDPVK
- a CDS encoding YceI family protein; the encoded protein is MKYLFLLLLSLGLTSSSYCEEYFSSNTSEVKFFSWAPMEDIEAVNTESKSFLKREDNSIVVRVPIKDFVFHKALMQEHFNENYMESDEFPNASFSGVIVGEYNPSKDGVYPIKAKGEFTLHGVKVEREFEGTFTVKGSDLILNSKFDVLLEDHDIEVPKVVFQKIAEKIEITLEIVYLPYIKK
- a CDS encoding S41 family peptidase, coding for MKNIKNKLVVLFIFCASVFSYSFVDVYFEASKNLDIFATLFRELNIYYVDETNPGDLMKKGIDAMLKSLDPYTSYIPESDIEDYKIATTGQYGGIGALIRKKDEYIMIADPYEGFAADKAGLKAGDVIVEVDGESIKSKNSTIVSSMLKGQPGTDVKVRVERFGQKELLELKITREEIKIGSVPHSGVMDGDVGYIKLNSFTPEASDDIVAAFTKLQEQDIKYMILDLRDNPGGLLREAIDVCNIFIEKGEEILNTRSKVKEWDKSYRALNMAMDVEIPLVVLISRGSASASEIVAGTVQDLDRGIVIGQRSFGKGLVQTTRPLSYNSQLKVTTAKYYTPSGRCIQALDYSNRNDDGSAGRIADSLMTEFKTVGGRSVFDGGGIEPDINIVVPKYSNVIKSIVGNQLIFDFATEYYYGHQNDNMKSNFTISDEDYKAFEKFLEDKEYDYDSESADLIEELEELAKKEEAYEAVKTEFEGLRKILIRDKSQDLLIHKEEISEFINQEIVSRYLYQKGRIQSTLLVDNEIEVAIATLKNKKKYSDILTVSNTEEKK